Proteins encoded within one genomic window of Platichthys flesus chromosome 17, fPlaFle2.1, whole genome shotgun sequence:
- the ndufs6 gene encoding NADH dehydrogenase [ubiquinone] iron-sulfur protein 6, mitochondrial — translation MAAAVVRVLSFSRNAKVLAPAVRLSAVPACRYSVEVSSTGEAITHTGQVFDEKDPRRARFVGRQKEVNKNFAIKLVAEEPVTDIQSRIVSCDGGGGALGHPKVYINLDKDTKVGTCGYCGLQFKQKHHH, via the exons ATGGCTGCCGCAGTGGTCAGAGTTCTGTCCTTCAGTAGAAATGCGAAGGTGCTAGCTCCAGCCGTGAGGCTCAGTGCTGTGCCTGCTTGCAGGTACAGTGTAGAGGTATCCAGCACCGGGGAGGCCATCACTCACACCGGCCAG GTGTTTGACGAGAAGGATCCCAGGAGAGCCAGATTCGTTGGCAGACAGAAAGAG gtgaaTAAGAACTTTGCCATCAAGTTGGTGGCAGAGGAGCCTGTGACTGACATCCAGTCCAGAATTGTGTCCTGTGATGGAGGCGGTGGAGCTTTGGGACATCCCAAAGTCTACATCAACCTG GATAAAGACACAAAAGTGGGCACTTGTGGGTATTGTGGATTACAGTTCAAGCAGAAGCACCATCACTGA